A portion of the Gossypium arboreum isolate Shixiya-1 chromosome 8, ASM2569848v2, whole genome shotgun sequence genome contains these proteins:
- the LOC108468886 gene encoding transcription factor MYB114: protein MAPKKDGVSKRVFNKGSWTAEEDRRLAKYIEIHGAKRWKTIAIKSGLNRCGKSCRLRWLNYLRPNIKRGNISDEEEDLIIRLHKLLGNRWSLIAGRLPGRTDNEIKNYWNSHLSKKIINHDVRTEQTSSSEQIVPHKAWETVQMEEEEVVKGSDEIENSEFSIDVDEFFDFTTEGCFSLDWVNKFLELDDQQDPLAMV, encoded by the exons ATGGCTCCAAAGAAGGATGGAGTGAGCAAAAGGGTTTTTAACAAAGGTTCTTGGACAGCTGAGGAAGATAGAAGATTGGCTAAATATATTGAGATTCATGGCGCAAAGAGATGGAAAACAATCGCCATTAAATCAG GTTTGAATCGATGCGGCAAGAGTTGCAGGTTGAGATGGTTGAACTACTTGAGACCTAACATTAAGAGAGGCAACATATCAGATGAAGAAGAGGACTTAATTATTAGGCTTCATAAACTGCTGGGGAACAGGTGGTCTTTGATTGCTGGGAGACTTCCAGGGCGAACAGACAATGAAATTAAGAACTACTGGAATTCCCATTTGAGCAAGAAAATAATAAACCATGATGTCAGAACAGAACAAACTTCCTCCTCGGAACAAATTGTGCCTCACAAAGCATGGGAAACTGTCCAGATGGAAGAAGAAGAGGTAGTAAAAGGAAGTGATGAAATTGAAAACTCTGAATTCAGCATTGATGTGGACGAATTCTTTGACTTCACAACGGAAGGTTGCTTTAGTTTGGATTGGGTGAATAAGTTCCTTGAACTTGATGATCAACAGGATCCATTAGCAATGGTATAA
- the LOC108468770 gene encoding probable glycosyltransferase At5g03795, which produces MPENQRHPTGQEQSPALIQNSGQGKFEEIIIYNELRKQLKHVSLALFKELIRRFAWRKIDWRKLFLAGAVMSIAGIILPTFLLAYHRNSRSESPNGTMHFSKNLTEARLDKSQLVTSAPFVSLNSSIEAKESARVLRMRQNRRKTIDVLKVVHPPPRRSVPRHLQRYLQSLSSHEALLYAKREIEHAPLVGNVGNDSYLYAPVFRNISIFKRSYELMEMILKVYIYRDGKKPIFHQPRLNGIYASEGWFMKLMEANREFVTKEPEKAHLFYLPYSSRQLELALYVRNSHNLRPLSKFLRDYVNMIASKYPFWNRTHGSDHFLVACHDWGPFITTEHVELKDNAIKALCNADLKENFVAGKDVSLPETAIRIASKPLRNIGGGIRVSQRPILAFFAGKMHGRVRPKLLKHWLNKDADMRIYGPLSRRVSKSMSYVRHMKSSKYCICPMGYEVNSPRIVEAIYYECVPVIIADNFVLPLSEVLEWNAFSVTVAEIDIPKLKEILLAIPLKRYLQMLMNVKMVQKHFLWNPNPMRYDLFHMILHSIWYNRLNQIQIPQS; this is translated from the exons ATGCCGGAAAATCAAAGGCATCCGACGGGACAGGAACAAAGTCCAGCTTTGATCCAAAACTCAG GCCAAGGCAAGTTTGAAGAAATCATCATATACAATGAACTAAGGAAACAATTGAAGCATGTTTCCCTAGCTCTGTTTAAAGAACTAATCCGGCGTTTCGCATGGCGCAAAATCGACTGGAGAAAGTTGTTTCTTGCCGGTGCAGTTATGTCAATAGCTGGGATAATACTCCCAACCTTTTTACTTGCTTATCACCGGAACAGCCGGTCCGAATCTCCGAATGGTACCATGCATTTTAGCAAGAACTTGACAGAGGCAAGGTTGGATAAATCTCAGCTGGTTACAAGTGCTCCCTTTGTTTCACTGAATTCATCTATCGAAGCTAAAGAAAGCGCTAGAGTTCTTCGTATGAGGCAAAACAGGAGGAAAACGATTGATGTACTAAAGGTTGTACATCCTCCCCCTCGTAGATCGGTGCCCCGTCACTTACAG AGATACCTTCAGTCATTATCATCTCATGAGGCTCTTCTTTATGCTAAAAGGGAAATCGAGCATGCACCATTAGTCGGGAACGTAGGCAATGACTCTTATCTGTACGCTCCGGTATTTCGAAATATTTCGATTTTCAAAAG GAGCTACGagttgatggagatgatacttaAAGTCTATATTTACCGTGATGGAAAGAAGCCCATTTTTCATCAACCTCGTTTAAATGGTATTTATGCTTCTGAAGGATGGTTTATGAAGTTAATGGAGGCAAACAGGGAATTTGTTACAAAAGAACCAGAAAAGGCTCATTTATTTTATCTGCCATATAGTTCACGCCAGCTAGAGTTGGCACTTTATGTCCGGAACTCGCATAATCTCAGACCACTTTCAAAGTTCCTAAGGGACTATGTGAACATGATAGCCTCAAAGTATCCCTTTTGGAACCGTACACATGGATCTGATCATTTTCTTGTTGCTTGCCATGATTGG GGTCCTTTCATAACCACGGAGCATGTGGAACTAAAAGATAACGCCATAAAAGCTCTATGCAATGCTGACCTGAAAGAGAATTTCGTTGCTGGAAAGGATGTTTCTTTACCAGAAACTGCCATAAGAATTGCCAGTAAACCTCTTAGAAATATCGGTGGTGGGATCCGAGTTTCGCAGCGCCCGATCCTTGCTTTCTTTGCTGGAAAAATGCATGGAAGGGTCCGTCCCAAACTTCTCAAGCATTGGCTAAACAAAGATGCAGACATGAGAATCTATGGTCCTTTATCGCGTCGAGTTTCTAAAAGCATGAGTTATGTTCGGCATATGAAATCGAGTAAATATTGTATATGCCCTATGGGATATGAAGTGAACAGCCCTCGGATTGTGGAGGCTATATATTACGAGTGCGTGCCAGTGATTATTGCAGACAACTTTGTCCTACCTTTAAGTGAAGTCCTAGAGTGGAATGCATTTTCTGTGACTGTGGCTGAAATCGATATTCCGAAACTAAAGGAAATTCTCTTGGCTATTCCATTGAAAAGGTACCTGCAAATGTTAATGAATGTGAAGATGGTGCAGAAGCATTTTCTATGGAATCCAAATCCAATGAGATATGATCTGTTCCACATGATACTCCATTCTATATGGTATAACAGGCTGAACCAAATCCAAATTCCTCAGTCCTAG